In one window of Aceticella autotrophica DNA:
- a CDS encoding cyanophycinase, protein MENIAGGNLVIIGGAEDKKGKCEILKEVVKLSGGRDGKIIIMTTATEHFEEVGKLYIDIFKEIGAAEVESVNINSREDANEKKTAERIRDCTCVFFTGGDQLRITSILGGSGIDILLKEINRNGVLIVGTSAGASVMSRTMIIGGDDEEAPRKCTINMAPGLGLLNDVVIDQHFAQRGRIGRLLTAIAENPNNLGIGIDEDTAIIVEGNSFRVIGSNAVTIVDGRTLKNTNVSESSPNEILALTNVKLHILPSGFGFDMKMREPLKKIKEEK, encoded by the coding sequence ATGGAGAATATTGCAGGAGGTAATCTTGTAATAATAGGCGGTGCTGAAGATAAGAAAGGAAAATGTGAAATATTAAAAGAAGTAGTTAAACTTTCAGGGGGAAGGGATGGCAAAATAATTATTATGACAACTGCAACAGAGCATTTTGAAGAAGTAGGAAAATTGTATATAGATATTTTTAAAGAAATAGGAGCGGCAGAGGTTGAATCGGTTAACATAAATTCTCGTGAAGATGCCAATGAAAAAAAAACAGCAGAAAGAATAAGGGATTGTACTTGTGTGTTTTTTACAGGAGGCGATCAATTAAGGATAACGAGTATACTTGGAGGCAGTGGAATTGATATATTATTAAAAGAAATTAATAGAAACGGTGTATTAATAGTTGGTACAAGTGCCGGTGCTTCCGTTATGTCAAGGACAATGATAATAGGTGGAGACGATGAAGAAGCTCCGAGAAAATGCACGATAAATATGGCTCCGGGATTAGGGCTTTTGAATGATGTGGTTATAGATCAGCATTTTGCACAAAGAGGCAGGATAGGCAGGTTATTAACAGCAATAGCAGAAAATCCTAATAATCTTGGGATTGGAATAGATGAAGATACAGCAATTATAGTTGAAGGAAACAGTTTCAGGGTAATTGGTTCGAATGCTGTCACTATTGTAGATGGAAGGACATTAAAAAATACAAATGTGTCTGAATCAAGTCCTAATGAAATACTTGCATTGACAAATGTAAAACTCCACATACTTCCTTCGGGATTCGGATTTGATATGAAAATGAGGGAACCTTTAAAGAAAATCAAGGAGGAAAAATAA
- a CDS encoding DUF4446 family protein codes for MQQLLTLINKYIVLIVLFIFLLNIFEFLIILAINSKYSKLKRQYKNVMREIGTNDIIEILSENIKKTEEFNSKLDKFRMELSMINNEMKAAIKKVGIIRYNAFNDVGSDLSFSIALLDSEDNGIVLSGIYGRNETATFAKPVERGQSKYPLSAEEIQAIDKARKAII; via the coding sequence ATGCAGCAATTATTGACATTGATTAATAAATATATCGTATTAATTGTATTGTTTATATTTTTATTAAATATATTTGAATTTTTAATTATTTTGGCTATTAATTCAAAATACTCAAAATTAAAAAGGCAGTATAAAAATGTTATGAGGGAAATTGGAACAAACGATATAATTGAGATTTTATCAGAAAATATCAAAAAAACCGAGGAGTTTAATTCGAAACTTGATAAATTTCGCATGGAACTAAGCATGATAAATAATGAGATGAAAGCAGCAATAAAAAAAGTAGGTATTATTAGATACAATGCATTCAATGATGTTGGTTCAGACCTCAGTTTTTCTATAGCATTACTTGACAGTGAAGATAATGGCATAGTGCTTTCTGGAATATATGGGAGAAATGAAACCGCAACATTTGCAAAGCCGGTAGAAAGAGGACAATCAAAATATCCTCTTTCGGCAGAGGAGATTCAGGCAATTGATAAAGCAAGAAAAGCTATAATTTAA